The Xylocopa sonorina isolate GNS202 chromosome 5, iyXylSono1_principal, whole genome shotgun sequence genome segment ACGATCGGTAGGAATTCTGTTAAGGTTGATACACGGTCTAAGAATGCGCGAAATTTAAATAATACACGAAATTGAACAACGatgttttattaaaaaattccaacggtcCGAAAAAACTACCCCCTTCCAACCGCAGTTTTACCCAGCGATATTTACCCAGCGAGATCCTGTCCGATGATCGAACTACGAGGAAAATTTGCACGACTTCCTGTCGTGCTTTCTTTGCCTCTTGTAACGTGCAATATCAGTACCGAGAACGGCTCGGTGTTTACtcgatttcttttttctttaaaatcGACGCAAAAGCCTGTCGCGGTGGTTTCAACCAGCCGTAGGCGCCGACACTTGTTAATCGTGATTTCTAAACGCATTTTTCTCCTTCAATTGCGAGCGATAATAGGTAGTAGGGACTGGCGATAATGATGGGCAGATAGCGGCCACCGTGATATATGGTGGCCCTCGCTGTAACCGCGATCCATTCGGTTTCACTCGATCGGGTTTGCTTCTATCGAAATATGCGGACCAAGTGAGCTGTTCGTCTTGTCCGGGATTCGACAAACAGTGCCCGCGCTAGAATTCGACCCGCCCCCAATTTGAAAAGATAGCCGAAATCGAGGAGAGAACGGAAGAAAGAATTACGTGACATTCGTCGCTCGATTGCGATTTCGTACGGTCGTTAGATCTTTCGTCCATCGGAAAATCGTCTCGATTTCGTCGTGGTGCACCGCGTTTCCCGAGTGCAGGCTCATCGTTCAACCAGTGGGACGCTAATTCCGAGGAAATGGAAGACACAGGGATGATTAATCTCGGGACCGTCCGTCAGGAGAGCAGGAAGCTGTGGCAGTACATCGCTGCTATTTCCGGTATTTTCATGGAAACGTTCATCGCGCGAGATAACTGCTACGTCCGAgcagttccttttttttttttaattctcttCTTCTATAAAATTACCTGCAAATTTCTATACCCCAAACGCGTCTCTTCGTTACACTCGTTGTTGTTTGACGTAGTCTTTACGATCGTTCGTTAGGGGACGTTTAACGAGTTAAACGGGGTGGTTGATATTGGAGATTGTTTTAAAGATATCGGTCGGAGAGTACTGGTTTAATTGATGGAATTAACTTTATGATTTATAGCTGGGCAGATAAGTCGAGTTTGAAGGAACTCCTTCGCGAAGACGAGTGGCTTTTCTTATCGATATTATCTAATAACGACGGCGAAAGAAGAGGTGGACAGTAGCCATTTCTTTAAATTGATTTACAGCTTTGAAATCTTTTAAACCAGACAATTCAGATTCGAAAGATCTCGGACATTGAAGAATTTCAATCGCCCCGTTTTTATCTGATCCGGCTTATactctacttacttactttagcCTCGTTAAGATATCTCGTAACCGTTTGTTCGTCCCGAATGAAAAGTATACATTGCTATCGATAAATCATGGAAAATAGGTAGAGCGGAAAATAACGCGACCCTTATCTAACAAAGGCAACCAAATCATTGTCCTGACTCACCGTCGAACATTTCCTCCCCGAATCCTTCGAAATGGGACGGTCTCATTGGTCAATCACCGTCGTAACACCGAGTTGTCGCAATAATTCCGCGAATTTCTCCATGACACAGTATCTTACACGTGGGCATTCCTCATCCTCTCGTTTTCGATACGATCACGAGCTTTTCGGTAACTGTTccacgctatctccaagcatggCATCGCGTTTGCCTTCCCGTTGCTCAATTTGGTAATTGAATTTGAGTGTAACGGATAGAAGTGACGTCGACGATTAATATCAGCAGATAATCGGCCGGTTACGCAAGCTGAAAACGCAATCTACTCCCACGAGTATCGTGACGGTTACGATTCTTACCACGCAAAATGATTGAAATAGTAAataagaattagaaatagtaattAAGAATTTTCCACACCTTTGACCGagtatttctttatttcgcAGCGTGTATGCTGGTGGTAGGAGTCGGCACAGCCCTGGCATGGACCTCGCCAGTGTTGCCTCAACTGTACGCGAAGGATTCGTGGTTGGTGATCACCGAGGAGGAGGGTTCCTGGATCAGCTCTCTGCTCGCCTTGGGTGCCATCGCTGGCGCGTACCCGTCAGGCTCGATGGCGGACAAAATGGGACGAAAGAAGTCGCTGCTTCTGTTGGCAGTGCCGTTCTTGCTCTCCTGGGGAATCATTTTCATGGCAACGGAGGTGAAGTTCCTCTACGCCGCCAGATTCTTGGTTGGCATGGGTGTCGGGGCGGGTTGCGTCCTCGGACCGACGTACATCTCCGAAATTGCCGAAGTCTCGACAAAGGGTACCCTGGGTGCGATGTTTCAACTGTTTCTCACCGTTGGGATCTTCCTCGCCTTCGTTTTAGGCAGCATCCTCAGTTACGGTATGTTCGCCATCGTATGCGCCTTCTTCATCGTCCTCTTCTTGGCCACCTTCTATTGGATGCCCGAATCTCCTGTCTGGTTGGTGGTGCGTGATTAATTTTTAACTTGGAAATCTCGGAAAGCTTCCGAAGTTTCGTTTAAGAAGCGAAATTGATATCGATCGATGGTTTCCAGGGTCAAGGTAGAAAGCAGGAGGCCGTACGGGCGTTGGAGAAGTTTCGAGGGCCGAACTACGACCCGAAACAGGAACTGAACGAGATGCAAAAAGCGGCGCAAGAAAACACCGGTAAAAAGCCCAGCCTTCAAGAGATGGCCAAGGATCCAGCTACCAAAAAGGCCATGATCGCGTGCTTCGGTATGATGTTCTTCCAGCAAGCTTCCGGTGTGAACGCTGTCATTTTCTACACGGTGATGATCTTCGAGGCGTCCGGGAGCTCGATGGCTCCGGAATTGGCGTCCATCGTGGTCGCTCTGGTTCAGGTCCGTTTCCCTCTCCCATATTCTGTTATTTACCCGTTCAATAATTGCGTTTACAAAAAAGACAGATTAAAGAATAAAGAAGAACGTTTacgttcttagaacgctatcgtCCTCGTTAGCCAAGAAAATATTTGCTTCCTCGAGCTTCTCAGACTCTGTTTTCTCGTTTGATCGCgtggcagttgcaaatttaacATTGTTTTGCGCGCAGCTGGTAATGTCAGGTGTAGCTGCGTTGATTGTGGATCGCGCCGGAAGGAAGCCGTTGCTGATGATTTCCACCGGCATTATGTCAGCCAGCTTGATAGCGCTCGGATACTACTTCAAGCTGAAAGACAGTGGAAGTGACGTGAGCGCATTGGGCTGGCTACCGCTGACTTCTCTGATCATCTTCATGGTCGCATTCTCCATTGGGTACGTACACGATATCTTTACGAATCGAACCTGTGAGACCGCGAGATCTATCCGTTCCGTTTCGTTCCAGTTTGGGACCAGTTCCGTGGATGTTGACGGGCGAGATGTTCCCCACGGAAACGAAAGCAGTCGCTTCCAGCGTCGCGGTGATGCTCAATTGGCTGATGGTGTTCTTCGTTACGAAAATGTTCCCAATGATGAACACCGAACTAGGTACCGACATGACATTCTGGGCCTTTGCCGTCATTATGGCTGGCGCCACAGCGTTCACGCACACGCTAGTCCCCGAGACCAAGGGGAAAACCTACCAGGAGATCCTCAAGGAGCTTCAAGGAGAAGTGGATCCGATCAAAGTTTAAGATTCAACCGCGATTTCTACACCAGCTAGAAAAAGGTTTCGAAACTCTTCAGGTGTTCCACGGTCCTTTAAACGTCAATGGGAATACGCTTCATCGCGGTTACATCATCGTCGATCTTTTCGTCGATCACGAACAACCGTGATCGTGTACACTTAATATTGCATCGatcgttttaattaatttaaccaTTTCATCGATCCATCGCTCGTACGATCGATGCCCGACAAAACAAAGCCACGGGCTCGTTGCATGTTCTCCATTGTTTTCATCCGACGAAACGTTTCATCGACTACTGGAAAGCTATCAGAGTATCGTAATTAGTAATCCTCTCGAGATAGATGCGATTTTCTTTTCAACCTCTTTTAAAGCTGTTAAAAAGAGCTTCAGGGCCATCCGTCCGAATGATTGACATCTGACATTCGAAGCTTTTCGGATCCTGCATTTTTTTATGATCTCGTCGTATTCATATTTATCCATACATTCACAGCACACTTATTCCATGCACTATGATATAGCGTTCGATCATCGTCTCCCCCTCGCAGTTCATTTTTATTCAATCGCTCACGTCGTACCAATTTATCCTTGCTCCAGACAATAAATTTCTGCTTTTTCGTTCGCCATTTTTTGGTCGTAACCATCTAACGAGTCACGTTCACGGCTTACACCTTAATTGCTATCGCAAGTGGTGCTTTATCTCGATTGACAGTGTTCATAATGGAAATATTTCTGGTTGCATCGCGCGTTACGTATCTTTGTCGTCTTTTATTTCCCTTTTTCTTTAGTGACGATTACGGTACGAGTGCCTCGTGCCGATAACCAAGATAACGATCGAAGCCATTGACGATCGATCGTAGCGCTAATTTTTCTCCAACCATCCCCCGGTTTCTGCTTTCATTTGCTCGCGGGACCATTTCGAAAATCGAACTCGATGCTAAGAATAAATTCGCGGACAGGGACGAGCCTCTATTCTTAGATCCTTCGTGTTTTCACGCGTCCAAAAACAGACACTTCATAATCGTATCATCGTAAACATTAACTTTTCACTCGTATCGTACGCACATATAACAATGACAATTAACAGTAGATGTATCTAGATGGAAATAAACGGATAAGCGTAATTTTAACGTAGAGGATAAGTTCGTACCAATGTTATACAACGTGTATAAGGAAATAAGATAAACGGAAAATATTTTTAGAATACCGTAAACAATTTACACACTTCGTCGATGGCGAATCGCAAATACGATCGATAGGATTGTGCGTCACTCCTTTCGTTAAGTTCGCATCGACTATATCCTGACGTTTCTAGTCATCCTCCTTCCTTTCCGTGAGATATGAAAATAATTGCGAGTTAATGGCAGTCGGCGAACGTAACAAGAGTAAACAAACGAAATCGCGGACAGGTTTCTACGTGTAACAATTGTTACGCTGGACAATCCCCGGTGCAATTAAACGGCAATCGTCGCGGCGGCGGAAAAAGAAATTCGTAGCCGTGATTAAACCTCACTTGTGACGTAACGTATCCAGCGAGTCGAGTGTGTACCAGCGATTTTTTTTTTCCCGCCAATCAAGGTTGTTCCACGAGTGCTCGAGAAAGTCGGATAGCGACGTCTGGTGTTCGACGATCGTTTCGTCGATCCGCGCAACAACCGTCTCGACAACTCGCGGCGAACCTCTATATTCCTCTTTTTTCGTAAATAAATCTCCGTTGAAATTTTCCAATCCATCGGAGTTATGTCGAGAACCGATTTATCGATCGTTTATATTAGTCTACATTAGCGTTACATCCGTACACGATCACAAGCGATGTAGTTTACGCTTCCAATTTTAGGCGCTATTATGATCTATGTTTGCTGGTGTCTTTCGCGCGATAAAGATGCGAGAGGAATAATAAGCATCGAAATTAGATGCGCGGAACATTCCGTGACCTGTACGGTTTAGTGGGTGACGGAAAATCGTGTTCGATCGGGAAATTTTCCATTCCCGACGTGGCACGTGAGATCGGGAGTTTTTTTTATCGCGACGATCGACGATGCACAATAACGCAAAATGCTGGCTGGCACCTTTGCGTAACAAAAGAAAATGCAGTAACAATAATAGTCGGAACCCTGACAACGTATCTGAAGTGGTTACACATGTACATGGCGTATCTGGTCccgttctattgtttctatcgAGTAGCTTCGATTATCCAATGAAAAATGGCAAGAAGACTCGCTCGCATTCCAGCGCGGCGATGAGCGCAATATTTCGGTATCTCGTTCCGAGAATTAACGAGTAATACTTACAACCGTGGCAAGCGCAGTTACATCATTTCCACGAAGGTACCATTTCATATCCCAAATGATTCTTGGCTCGTATGGTACACATCTCGAGAAGCATGGCACTCAACAGCCAGGAACAGGTTCCGTTAGCTTAGCTCTTGAGGGGAATCACCGAACCGAAGGGAATCCCAAGTTACTCAGAGAGACTTTTTACCTCGATTTACTTTACTTTCACATCGCGAGAATGCCGGAGACTACGCTCGGTTCACCTTGCCCCTCGTGGTCCTCACGAAAATCCCCGAAAAAGAAAGAAGGAGAAATCTAATCCAGTTTCTAGGTCCGCGTTGACTCACAATAGAAACAGGCGAGCGGATCACGTAACTCACCGGCGAATAACGAATCTATTATTCCGTTCCCATAGAAGATGGACTTGGGAGGATTTACCTTTATCCTCCTTTCGTAATGCAGTACGTGGAAGCCTTCTTTCATATTCCACAGATCGGATACCACTCGCTGCTTCCTTAATTTATTGCAATTTCCTTATCCCACTTTCCTCTCCTCTCGTTTTCCATTCTCTTCACACCCGATCCTTGATCCGTCGGCATCGTTGCCAGACGATCTAACCCGCTGGGAAACTTTCCAAGCGACGTGACAGTTTCCCTTTCGTTTCTACCAAGGGAGCCGAGAAAGCGGGCAAACGGAGCGGATGATCCGCGAGATGATCGCGAGAGACAAGCTAGCTGGATCGCGTTTTAATTGAGCGATCATTTTCTCATTCGGATCGCGTCGAATACGCGTGACCCGGATGGCGGTACGCGTTGTACCCGTGGCCGTGAAACTACGGACGCGCGGAGTTCTCCTACGCTCGACACCGGAACCCGTTGGATCGGTTTTGGCCAAGTTCGTTCGCGCTACCTGGGGAATCTTTCGCGCGCGTTTCTACGTGACAAAACGCACACACTCGAGGAGAAAATTCGAGAGTACGATGACGCGTTCGATTTTCGAGTCGATCGAACTCGTGTTCGGTTGAATTCAAGTTTGAATTTTTGGCCTGCCGGAATGCGTGTTCCTATGTTCCCTTGAATTTTCCCGAGGATTTTACGTCGAAGTAATTCAGTGTTCTTTCCCCCGTAGCTAAATGAGCATTTACTTGGATAAGTTATAAATTAAATTCGAAGCCTGAACTTTTCCAACTAGCAAGGAGCGACTCGGCTTAAACTATTCCATTAAAAGAGGTCAATACTGCTTGAAACGAATTTAATGTATCAACATGGTACTGCTCGACGGgcaaatatttaattagaaGGAAATTAAAATGTTCCGAGTAGTAACGCTCTGCTCTGGTGTCTCTACCTTTTCCTGTACCCGctttttttctccctttctcgTTGAGCTCGCGGAAAAAAATCATTTAAACGCACGTCCGACGAACGTTAATGGGGTAATCGCTGGGTAATAGGAATAATTGCGAATTAAAAAGCGGTCCAAGGAAAATATACACGGCGCGCACGGCAGTTAATTCTGGGTTACCGGTCGCGACTCGATCGCCGACGAAGCGTTTGGAGAGATGTCTGGTTGAGAAAAATGGCTACGCGTTTCGCAGTCCATTAACGAAACTTTCCTCGTTAAAAACAGACGATGTAATTCTCAGCTGGCCCGTCTGCGAGACTTTTAAACGAGCCAGGCTTTTCCTTAATCGGGTTAGAAATTCGATAAAACTTGGCGATCTTCGGTTCGTTTCGTGGTCATCGATCGCAACCGTGGGCGTGGAGCTTGCGAGTAACACGGTGCCATCGAGACGCTTTACACGACACGAGTCAGAGGCTGCAAATATCAGATAATATTGACTCGAGAAGCTCATTACGCTCGGTACTTGTTTGCTTGATTCCTTAATCGGAAAATACGCTTTCCACGAGCCCATCCTTTCGCCGTGGTATTCCCGTTAATGGCTGGAAACGGTGCAATGGAAATCTCCATGCAAATTctcttatcaaagcaatggaaccACCGCGATGCGTTTTATACCGCTTTGCGAGATACGCGTGCTATTGAAGAATGTTTACGATCCTCCGGTTAATGAATAGCGATTTTCCACCACTCGATGCCGAAATGGTACCCGAGGGAACGAATTCAAAACTCGTTACGCGCTACTAATTTCGCGGAGTGTGAAAGGAATTTCAAAAGATTAATTGGAAACGCTGGTTACAAGTATTCGCGTTATCACGGTATCGAAAGTTGGATGGAGTTTTCAATAATTTCTGAGGCAGACGACCGAATTACCCTCGTTCCACCGTGAAGCGTCCCCAAGCGAATACCATTTTTTCCGCGTACACCGCTGTACTTCAAACTGGCGGCCCCGTTATGAATCCCCCTAAATCCCCTGTTAATTTCCCCGACGCTCGAACGCGAGCTTCATTAACGAGCATCAACGAGAATAATTTGGTTCCATTAGCAGACGCGTGCACCGTTTCATCCCAGCCGGAGAGAGCCGTCCACAGGGAAAAGGAGGGTGCGAGAAGCTCGCGTCGGGCATCGAGGCAGCAGCCGCGTTCGCGAGACAAGGCGGTGGATCGCAACGGTGCGCCGTGCGACCTCCGACGTGCCTCCAACTGGAGGCAACGTCTACGAAGCACCGATCCCGTCGCTTGGTCCCCGATGTCGCAAGCTTCGCGGCTGCTCCTACCGGCGATTATTCGAAAAACCTGAAGATGGCAGGAGCTTTAATCGCTGCCAAGCTGGGTCGTCTTTCTTCGTGATCGTGCCAACGTgctagaaagagagaaagaggaatagAGAGCAACCTCTTCTTTCATCGGGACCATCGTTCGCTTCGGTGGTTAGTGAACCTGCAGCCGTTATCGTCGAGGATACGTGAGTACCGGTCTTTGGCACTCCTCTTTTACGATTTTCCTCCGCCCGTTTTCCTGTTTACCACCGTTCGAGCCCAAACGAGTCCGTTCGAGACGACCGTGGAGGACGATAAACCGGATTGATACGGAGTCGCGATTTCTCACCCACGCGTTCGTCGTTCCGCGCGGTCACGCGGACATGGCGAAATCTTGCTCGCGTACGCGTCTGTGCGAAAGTGCAACGACGACGTCACACAGCTCGTTGGCGCTCGACATTCCGAACGATCGGCAATGAAATCGATCGATGACGACTATACGTTCAGTGTCGTCGGATTCGCGTCTATTGTTCGCTCTCCGTGGGTCATCGCGATCGTTGCCTCGAGTCTGGTGTACGACGATGAGTCGTTTCATTGAATGATTCCGTTACGTCGTCGAGACAGCGATGATTCGCAGAATTGCTAGTAGGTGAACATGGCCGGTCGAGCCGATCGATTTCTCGTTCGCGGCGGACGAGGAGGAATGTTAGACGCTTTTGAAAATCAAAGTCGAAGGAAAACGGGAAGGGTGATTATTCGTTTAATTTCGATCGCCTTGGCTGGTTTCATCGTCACCGCTGTTTTAACCGGTGCGTTCTAAAATTAAAACCCGCTCCGAAAATACCATTGTTCGTTAACCGATTCTGTTTGATCTGTCGTCGTTATCTTCAGACAATTTTATCACGTTCGTTTGTACGCGAGTTAATAAATTTCCCCAGAATATTCATCAGGAGCGGCTGGATTATCGCGAGCATCCAATTAATGCACGGTTTTTTGTCAGTTCAGTTTTTCCGCGGTACATCGATCAGTCCCGATGTACACGTTTACCATTTATTAATCGCGGATTCAATTACCATTCCCAATTTGTTCGGCGTATCAGCGTCGGGCAGTTGCTCTTTAAAATTGGTAAACGCGAAACGTAAAACTCGAcggaataattaataaatacatTACCAATCTCTGTACGAATCGATACTTTCGACATCTCGTTCACTTTCCCGCGTCCCATGCGGTCCGCGTGTGCGTTTTAATGCATCCCGAACGCGCAAAATGCCTGCGGCAAACGCACCAATGAGATTCCAAAAGTCACGTTTGCGCTCGCGATTCTCGTGGCCGAATTCCATCTGGTAATTACGAAAATTGATGAATATGTATTAACGAGACATTAGACATTCCATTCTTTGTGCTCTATTCTCGAATGGAAAGGTAAGATGGATGCCACGTTTCTCGGAACAGGGCTCGTCTAATTAAGCAATTAGAAACGTCGAACTGTTTACCGTGGAATTTGTGCGGATGTAATAGCGATTGTTCGAACTTGATCTTCCTTGTCATCGGTATGCTCGCGAATTACGCGCGGTAAAGTGGTATTATTTTCTATCATCGGCAAGAGAACAAACAGCGAGGCTACGATGCCTActcttttcttccctttttGCGCAATTAAGCACCGGGTAAATAGCTAGTGTCAACGGAATGCAACATCGATCGTAGAAATTCTAAACAACGAGAGACGGTAGCGTTTTAACGATCGCATCTCGGTGTGTACAGAGAATTATCATTGGCAAACAAATGGTACGTGCACGGTGTTACGCGACTCTCGTGATCCCCCAATTTACAATTCGCCTAGAGATTTAGCATCTTCCTCGTTAATTTTACTTATTAATGATTTACATCCAGCTATTAACAAGCGCACCGTGTCCCGATCCACTATCGTCGGTACGTACACGCGAGTATAGCAATTCGGTCACTGATCGCAAATTGAGCCTGTACGTGGCTTTAAATTTCACTTCGAATCATACGATCTTTAAATTTCTCTGTCCTCCggcgcgagagaaaaaaaaagcgaaTCGAGAGCGGTATTTACGAGCGATAGCGTTAAAAAGAGGCATCTCATTCTATCGTGGAACTTTGAAACGTTCTAATCTTTCGTTTATTCCCCTGGAGGAGTGGCCGAACCCTGTTCGAGTGGTACGGATTAGCCGAATTACCAATAACGTTCCGATAATTACAATTTAATTCCCAATCGGTGTCTGCTCGATCGACGCGTTATCGAGGGTCATTCGACGAACCGGTTACGTCCTGCGTGATGACACGATTATTATGTAGGGGAGAGGGGCGCGTATGAAGACGTTTCCCGGCACGCACACGTCCCTGAATTCTCCCACATATTCGGTGACAAAGAACCGTTCCTCTATGTTTGTTACGCAATGAATCATCGAGTGCTTATATTACAGGTGTTCCTTTCAGGGAAGACCATTTGAAAAAAGTACGCGCTCCTCGCTGGTAAGTGCATCGCTCTTATACTTTTTCAACCCGCGCGAAACATCCGTAGTCCTTAACGTTCTCGCAGTGTTTGGGTCGAAGATCGG includes the following:
- the LOC143423398 gene encoding facilitated trehalose transporter Tret1, whose protein sequence is MEDTGMINLGTVRQESRKLWQYIAAISACMLVVGVGTALAWTSPVLPQLYAKDSWLVITEEEGSWISSLLALGAIAGAYPSGSMADKMGRKKSLLLLAVPFLLSWGIIFMATEVKFLYAARFLVGMGVGAGCVLGPTYISEIAEVSTKGTLGAMFQLFLTVGIFLAFVLGSILSYGMFAIVCAFFIVLFLATFYWMPESPVWLVGQGRKQEAVRALEKFRGPNYDPKQELNEMQKAAQENTGKKPSLQEMAKDPATKKAMIACFGMMFFQQASGVNAVIFYTVMIFEASGSSMAPELASIVVALVQLVMSGVAALIVDRAGRKPLLMISTGIMSASLIALGYYFKLKDSGSDVSALGWLPLTSLIIFMVAFSIGLGPVPWMLTGEMFPTETKAVASSVAVMLNWLMVFFVTKMFPMMNTELGTDMTFWAFAVIMAGATAFTHTLVPETKGKTYQEILKELQGEVDPIKV